One genomic window of Eriocheir sinensis breed Jianghai 21 chromosome 57, ASM2467909v1, whole genome shotgun sequence includes the following:
- the LOC126984459 gene encoding uncharacterized protein LOC126984459: protein MLRGPRPNTYKAHMSPVDSEFFDFPGEADEAAAALLARHLLNLLERARRTKLRVLANNNKNSDDDNSNNNKNNNNNRSARRNSLAPCKIKIQEKARTGTPSQWLHKLLPGSDTVHVLLPEDFITRVVRDALRMTEGEEKGIRACTLCLELWDGDKRLVLGRIVCDPRVETSYTLYVRLVKATPPLEATTFRFFNTSIYDPIYISPGYQLEKKKKKMMA, encoded by the exons AATTCTTCGACTTTCCCGGTGAAGCAGACGAGGCCGCCGCTGCCCTGCTTGCCCGACACCTGCTTAACCTGCTGGAGAGGGCGCGCAGGACCAAGCTGAGGGTTCTGgctaacaataacaagaacagcgATGAtgataacagcaataacaacaagaacaataacaataacaggtcGGCGCGGAGGAATTCACTCGCGCCGTGCAagattaaaatacaggagaag gCCCGCACCGGCACCCCATCCCAGTGGCTCCACAAGCTGCTGCCCGGCTCAGACACCGTGCACGTCCTGCTGCCCGAGGACTTCATCACCAGGGTGGTTCGCGACGCTCTCAGGATgacggagggggaggaaaagggcatcag ggCCTGCACTCTCTGCCTGGAGCTCTGGGATGGAGATAAGCGTTTGGTGCTGGGCCGTATTGTGTGTGACCCAAGAGTGGAGACATCTTATACCTTGTACGTGAGGCTGGTCAAGGCAACCCCCCCCCTGGAGGCTACGACGTTcag GTTTTTCAACACGAGTATCTATGACCCCATCTACATCAGCCCGGGCTACCagctggagaagaagaagaagaagatgatggcgtag
- the LOC126984456 gene encoding mitochondrial DNA helicase-like: MAPFPGVAGAMATYQRLSTLLRTLRQPSMTCGLREKRKNMTTFSSHNPSMFSTLRRSYGLPVPLWPYGMVPRVQWGCREVLAPLRGTWHPCNSLYQMKYRLLHSSSSSRQKDIPEYLLGSISEVDTAEDDLLGDEFEEEEEEEEEEKMEDEILDFLTPRLIPFEETDSSFVIPCPGCTNGRDEEDDKMKEIFVDKNSGYFVCPWCCRDGGWGELRALLDSREDTITTTTTTAALTSVFNTTATTTTTTPISHLHDEVLKDSPLRGVSRVTLDKCGAVVTSDGSRLILPVRGGVGQLVGLENVSLMHQHPQIIRRYLVGKSRAFTPLPLSTGTRNNRVLVVPNCCDVLALYELKIPAVSLPLDDVSALERHLVECGTVGEVVLWCQALPPPRPLLLALIKAGVSCSIVQSVEGDPPIHLMTPAQVRVALTRTLAVLSPATTTFTQLRDKVYYRLTHREETSGVQWQRYRGLNDLLLGHRAGELTVLTGPTGAGKTTLVAEYSLDLCMQGVRTLWGSFEVGVVRLCEVMLQQFSGAPLPQDLQLFNALAGQFAALPLHFLTYHGQRSVGDVVKAMEEAVQVWGIQHAIIDNLQFMLGTPLTTTTTTTTGVNTTATLDRWHQQDLAVAMLRRFATTTGCHLTLIVHPKKVPEGQPLGMDSVYGSAKVTQEADNVMILQVPSSGGGATTSNRKVLQVAKNRFGGTLGDLPLRFHKDSLTLSSCFSKGKTRAREGAEGSGKEGDRKGGSLRRLKLKGLV; encoded by the exons ATGGCGCCATTTCCAGGGGTCGCGGGGGCCATGGCGACCTACCAGCGACTCAGCACTTTACTCCGAACCCTCCGGCAACCATCCATGACCTGCGGATTACGAGAAAAACGGAAAAATATGACAACTTTTTCATCCCATAACCCCAGCATGTTCTCGACCCTCAGGCGTTCCTATGGCCTTCCTGTGCCTCTGTGGCCCTATGGAATGGTGCCAAGGGTCCAGTGGGGGTGTAGAGAGGTCCTGGCACCATTACGAGGCACCTGGCACCCTTGTAACAGCCTGTACCAGATGAAATATAGGCTGTTACACTCCTCTTCAAGTTCACGCCAGAAGGATATTCCCGAGTACCTCCTTGGCAGCATCAgtgag GTCGACACAGCAGAGGACGACCTTCTGGGAGATGaattcgaagaggaggaggaggaggaggaggaagagaagatggaggatgaGATATTAGACTTCCTAACACCACGGCTGATCCCATTCGAGGAGACAGATAGTAGCTTTGTGATCCCCTGCCCTGGATGTACTAACGGGagg gacgaggaggacgacaaAATGAAGGAGATTTTCGTGGACAAAAACTCAG GTTACTTCGTCTGCCCGTGGTGTTGCCGtgacggggggtggggggagctGAGGGCCCTCCTGGACTCCCGCGaggacaccatcaccaccaccaccaccaccgccgccctcaCCTCCGTcttcaacaccaccgccaccaccaccaccaccacgcccatcaGCCACCTCCACGATGAGGTGTTGAAGGATTCGCCACTGAGG GGCGTGAGTCGCGTGACCCTGGACAAGTGTGGTGCCGTGGTGACTTCTGACGGCTCTCGGCTCATCCTGCCAGTGAGGGGCGGCGTGGGGCAGCTGGTGGGCCTGGAGAATGTGTCTCTCATGCACCAACACCCACAG ATCATCCGGAGGTACCTCGTAGGCAAGAGCCGGGCCTTCACGCCTCTACCGCTCAGCACCGGCACCAGGAATAACAGGGTGCTGGTGGTGCCAAACTGCTGTGATGTCCTGGCACTCTATGAGCTGAAAATTCCTGCCGTGTCCCTCCCCCTGGacg atgTGTCGGCACTGGAGAGGCACCTGGTGGAGTGTGGCACTGTTGGcgaggtggtgttgtggtgtcaGGCCCTGCCACCCCCGCGCCCCCTCCTGCTGGCACTCATCAAGGCGGGCGTCTCCTGCTCCATTGTGCA GTCGGTGGAGGGTGATCCCCCCATCCACCTGATGACCCCGGCGCAGGTTCGAGTGGCCCTCACCCGCACCCTCGCAGTGCTGTCCccggccaccaccaccttcacacaGCTGAGGGACAAGGTTTACTACAGGCTGACAcacagggaggag ACCAGCGGGGTGCAATGGCAGCGGTACCGGGGCCTGAACGACCTCTTGCTGGGGCACCGTGCGGGGGAGCTGACGGTGCTGACGGGGCCAACCGGGGCGGGGAAGACAACCCTGGTGGCGGAGTACTCGCTTGACCTGTGTATGCAAGGG GTCCGCACTCTCTGGGGCAGCTTCGAGGTGGGTGTGGTGCGTTTGTGTGAGGTTATGCTACAGCAGTTCAGCGGGGCACCTCTCCCTCAGGACCTACAGCTGTTCAACGCCTTGGCCGGGCAGTTTGCAGCTCTCCCCTTGCACTTCCTGACATACCATGGACAGAGGAGTGTGGGGGATGTGGTCAA GGCCATGGAGGAAGCCGTTCAGGTCTGGGGCATCCAACACGCGATCATCGATAACCTCCAGTTCATGTTGGgcactcccctcaccaccaccaccaccaccaccaccggggtcaacaccaccgccacattGGACCGCTGGCATCAACAGGACCTGGCCGTGGCGATGTTGAGGCGTTTTGCGACGACAACGGGCTGCCACCTGACCCTTATTGTGCACCCTAAGAAg GTGCCAGAGGGCCAACCGCTGGGCATGGACAGTGTTTACGGGAGTGCCAAGGTGACGCAAGAGGCAGATAACGTAATGATCCTACAAGTGCCGTCGTCGGGAGGTGGGGCCACTACGAGCAACAGGAAGGTTCTGCAG GTCGCCAAAAACAGGTTCGGGGGGACGCTGGGTGACCTTCCGCTGCGATTCCACAAGGACTCGCTGaccctctcctcctgcttctccaagGGCAAGACCAGGGCCAGGGAGGGAGCGGAAGGGAGCGGAAAGGAGGGGGACAGAAAGGGAGGATCGCTGAGGAGATTGAAGCTGAAGGGattggtgtga